Proteins from a single region of Carassius gibelio isolate Cgi1373 ecotype wild population from Czech Republic chromosome B15, carGib1.2-hapl.c, whole genome shotgun sequence:
- the LOC127972371 gene encoding 32 kDa beta-galactoside-binding lectin, protein MADSQIFHKPTQSAITQGIPITGGLKEGKTIVIIGQILSNAHKSYISLKDGTHPSAKTALCISPHFEDDHPHILYKTFQNGSWDSDQPTSMSPLLQDQQFIIKILVTAQAYEISANGEELMVYNHRMPFAQMNIISMEGMELDFFGHLVVASYKKELINGLKPGKVIVIHGTVNSDCKRIEINLRHRYGIAFHYLCHFEENAVVRNTWTDGQWGREERSGDIPFANGEFFEMKITCKAEQYDVSVNGQQAHTYKHRFTNLGDIDVVEVCGGLQLFSVEVKDP, encoded by the exons ATGGCAGATTCTCAGATTTTTCACAAACCA ACACAGTCCGCAATTACTCAAGGGATACCAATCACAGGGGGCTTGAAGGAAGGGAAGACTATTGTCATAATTGGACAGATTTTGTCAAATGCTCACAA ATCATATATCAGCCTCAAGGATGGTACTCATCCCTCTGCTAAAACTGCTCTGTGCATTAGCCCACACTTCGAGGATGATCACCCACACATACTGTACAAGACCTTCCAAAACGGTAGCTGGGACTCAGATCAACCCACTTCTATGTCTCCTCTCCTCCAAGACCAACAGTTCATCATCAAGATCCTTGTCACCGCACAGGCATATgag ATAAGTGCCAACGGGGAAGAATTAATGGTCTATAATCACCGTATGCCGTTCGCTCAAATGAACATCATCTCAATGGAGGGAATGGAGCTGGATTTCTTTGGCCATCTTGTG GTGGCATCGTACAAAAAAGAACTGATCAATGGATTAAAGCCTGGCAAAGTCATTGTTATTCATGGAACTGTTAACTCTGACTGTAAAAG GATTGAGATTAATCTGCGCCACAGGTATGGGATTGCATTTCACTACCTGTGCCATTTTGAGGAGAATGCAGTTGTTCGCAATACCTGGACGGACGGGCAGTGGGGGCGAGAAGAAAGGAGCGGAGACATCCCTTTTGCAAATGGAGAGTTCTTTGAG ATGAAAATCACCTGCAAAGCAGAGCAGTATGATGTGTCAGTGAACGGCCAGCAAGCACACACTTACAAGCATCGCTTTACTAATCTGGGTGACATCGATGTTGTTGAAGTTTGTGGAGGTCTACAGTTGTTTTCTGTGGAAGTCAAGGATCCATAG